In the Nocardia asteroides genome, GATCGTTTACAACATTCCGTACCGCACCGGCCGCGCGCTGAGCGCGGAGACGCTCGGCCGGATCGCCAGCATCCCGAACATCGCCGGTTTCAAGCACTCCACCGGCGGCATCGACGAGACCACCATCGCCTTCCTCGCCGACCTCCCCGCCGACGTCGCGGTCCTGGCGGGCGACGATCTCTTCACCGCACCGATGCTCGCCCTGGGCGCGAGCGGAGCCATCCTGGCCTGCGCCAATATCGCCGCCCGCCCGTACGCCGAGCTCATCGCCGCCTGGCGCGCGGGCTCGATCGAGCACGCGCGGCAACTCGGCCACCGCCTCGTCCCGCTCACCCGCGCACTCTTCACCGAGCCCAACCCGACCGTGCTCAAGGCCGTGCTCGCCGCCGAGGGCCGCATCCCGAGCCCGCACGTCCGCCTCCCCCTGCTCCCCGCGCGCCCGGAATCGACCGCCGCCGCGCTGGCCTGCGTGGAGCAGCTCGGCCTCGGACAGACTTCGCGGGGGTGAGCGGACCACCGTTCCGCGACAACGTCGCCTACCCGCGCGCGACAGCGAGCGATTCCAGGAGTGCCACGGCTTCGGCCCGCACGGCTCCCGCGGCCCCGAGCACGCGCAGGACCGCCTCCGGAATGGTGTGCTCCGCGTACTCCGGCGCGGCCCCCTCGTCGGAGCGGATATTGATCACCGTCTCCACCAGGCGGAAGGGAAGCACCTCCGAGCCGGGAACGGCGCGCGATCCCAGGTCGGCGAGGACGCGCCGGGCGAGCTCCTCGTAGTGCCCGCGCAGCTCGTCCCGGCGCAGCCGGAAGGCGGCGAACCGCTCGGTGCGCAGCTCGGGAAGCAGGTAGAGCGCGCCGAGATTCCAGCGCGCGGCACACAGCTGCCTGACATCGAAGAGCGCGAGCGCGTAGAGCCGCACGGCGGCGGGCACGGGCGAACCACCCAGCCCCTCGGCGAATTCCAGTGGCCCGGCGACGGTCTCGGCCAGCAGCGCGTCCAGGATGTCGTCCTTGGCGGCGAAGTGGTGGTAGAGCGAGGCCTGCCGGATGCCGACCGCGTCGGCGACCGCGCGGGTGGAGGTATTGGCGTAGCCCTTGGTGGTGAAGAGCTCGCCCGCGGCGTCCAGGATCTCGGCCCGCGGCGTCTGCCCGTGCCTGCGCCGCTGCTCGAGCCGCGGGCGCCCCGGTCCGAGGTTCGTCACGCAGCCATTCTGGCACTGCACCGGGGCAAACCCGTCTCGCACCACACTGACCTGCGCGGAGAGATTCCTGTCATCCGACAGAAACTCATGAAACGCAGACGTTACGGCGCTTGACCGGAGCGATACACAGCGGTCACCGGGAACGCGATCGGCGGGTCAAAACTGTCACTCGATAGATATTTCGGCCCGTCCCGAAGGAACCGATCATGGCCACCACTCTGGAACCCACCGCCCCCGGGAGTCCGCCGTCCGACACCCGCGACGGCGCCGACCTCGCGACGTTCGGCTACGAACCGGTGCTGCACCGCAAGCTGGGCCGGTACGCCTCGTTCGCGGCGGGCTTCTCGTTCGTCTCCATCCTCACCACGATCTTCCAGTTCTTCGCCTTCGGGTACTCGTTCGGCGGCGCCGCCTTCTTCTGGACCTGGCCGCTGGTCTTCGCCGGCCAGTTCCTGGTCGCGCTGAACTTCGCCGAGCTGGCCGCCCGCTACCCCATCTCGGGCTGTATCTACCAGTGGTCGCGGCGGCTGGCGGGCGAGGCGGTCGGCTGGTTCGCCGGCTGGCTGATGATCATCGCGCAGATCGTCACCGCGGCGGCCGCGGCGATCGCGCTGCAGGTGGTGCTGCCGAGCATCTGGAGCGGATTCCAGATCATCGGCACCGACACCGCGCTGACCTCGCACGACGGCGCCATGAACGCGGTGCTGCTCGGCAGCGCGCTGCTGGTGGTGACCACGGTGATCAACGTGATCGGCATCGACCTGATGGCCAGGATCAACTCGATCGGCGTGACCATCGAGATCGTCGGCGTGCTCGCGATCATCGGGCTCTTCTTCACCAGCGCGGAGCGCGGGCCGGATGTCGTCTTCGACACCTCGCAGGCGGTCGAGGGGCCGTACTGGATGGCCTTCCTGATCTCCGGGCTGATGGCGGCGTACGTGATGGTCGGCTTCGACTCGGCCGGTGAGCTCTCCGAGGAGACCAAGAACCCGCGCCGGGTCGCGCCGCGCACCATCCTCACCGCGCTCACCGCCTCGGCGCTCGGCGGCGGGCTCATCCTGGTCGGCGCGCTGATGGCGGCGCCGAGCCTGGACGACGGCGCGCTCGCCGAGGGCGGGCTGGCCTACGTGCTCACCGCCAAGCTGGACAGCCCGGCCGGAACGGTGCTGCTCGGCTGCGTAGCGGTGGCGATCATGGTGTGCACGCTGGCCGTGCAGACCGCCGGTTCGCGGCTGCTCTTCTCCATGGCGCGGGACGGCAAGCTGCCCTTCGCCAGGGCGCTCG is a window encoding:
- the dapA gene encoding 4-hydroxy-tetrahydrodipicolinate synthase; translation: MLRTGLYVPLITPFTASGELAPDALAALAHAVLADGAAGLVALGTTAEAAALTPEERGTVIEICAAACARYGAPLVAGAGTNTTAASIEQLAGLDPRISAALTVVPYYTRPSEDGVVEHFRLLAAACPVPLIVYNIPYRTGRALSAETLGRIASIPNIAGFKHSTGGIDETTIAFLADLPADVAVLAGDDLFTAPMLALGASGAILACANIAARPYAELIAAWRAGSIEHARQLGHRLVPLTRALFTEPNPTVLKAVLAAEGRIPSPHVRLPLLPARPESTAAALACVEQLGLGQTSRG
- a CDS encoding TetR/AcrR family transcriptional regulator, with translation MTNLGPGRPRLEQRRRHGQTPRAEILDAAGELFTTKGYANTSTRAVADAVGIRQASLYHHFAAKDDILDALLAETVAGPLEFAEGLGGSPVPAAVRLYALALFDVRQLCAARWNLGALYLLPELRTERFAAFRLRRDELRGHYEELARRVLADLGSRAVPGSEVLPFRLVETVINIRSDEGAAPEYAEHTIPEAVLRVLGAAGAVRAEAVALLESLAVARG
- a CDS encoding amino acid permease produces the protein MATTLEPTAPGSPPSDTRDGADLATFGYEPVLHRKLGRYASFAAGFSFVSILTTIFQFFAFGYSFGGAAFFWTWPLVFAGQFLVALNFAELAARYPISGCIYQWSRRLAGEAVGWFAGWLMIIAQIVTAAAAAIALQVVLPSIWSGFQIIGTDTALTSHDGAMNAVLLGSALLVVTTVINVIGIDLMARINSIGVTIEIVGVLAIIGLFFTSAERGPDVVFDTSQAVEGPYWMAFLISGLMAAYVMVGFDSAGELSEETKNPRRVAPRTILTALTASALGGGLILVGALMAAPSLDDGALAEGGLAYVLTAKLDSPAGTVLLGCVAVAIMVCTLAVQTAGSRLLFSMARDGKLPFARALAAVHPRYGTPVLPAIVIGAVGIALLVLNLGNSAIFATLASVGIATLYLAYLLVTTPLLVRRFRGWQSEPGLFGLGRFGIPVNLLAVAWGIAMTVNLAWPRAEVYTPEGGSWWMLWAAPLFVLLAVGVGFAIYRTVADKPAPALVP